The DNA sequence GGCAGAGGGCCCGTCTTTTGGTATGGCTCCGGCCGGAACGTGAATATGTACGTCCATGTTTTCAAAAACGTTCTCTTCAAGACCAAACAGATTAAGATTTGCTCTGGCGTAACTGAGAGCGGCACGGGCGGACTCCTGCATGACATCTCCAAGCTGGCCGGTTACAATCAACTCCCCCTTGCCGCCGATAATCATTGTCTCGACATACAGCACTTCACCGCCGGCCTGGGTCCATGCCAAACCGGCGGCTAATCCGATCTGGCTGTTTTCCTGATCCATTTCAGGAAAATATTTGGCAGCACCCAGATATTTTTGCAGGGAGTTTGTGGTGATCCGAAAAGGACCTTTTTTCCCTTCCGCAAGCTCCCGAGCGACTTTGCGGCACAAAGTTCCCAATTCTCTTTCAAGGTTTCTTAATCCGGCCTCAGAAGTGTATTCGGTTATGATCTGCTGCAAGGCTGCTGTGCTGATGAGCATATTTTTGGGCTTTAACCCGTTCTCCTTGATCTGGCGCGGGATAAGATGTCGTCGGGCAATCGTTTTCTTTTCTTCTTGAGTATATCCGGAAAGCATAATGACCTCCATCCTGTCAAGAAGTGCTGAAGGGATGGTATCGGTCACGTTGGCGGTCAGAATAAACATAACCTTGGAAAGATCAAACGGCAGACTCAGATAATGGTCGCTAAATGCATAATTTTGCTCGGGATCAAGGGCCTCCAGCAGGGCTGCGGAAGGATCACCGCGGAAATCGGCGCCCAGTTTGTCGATCTCGTCCATCATGAAAACAGGATTATTTGCCCCGCTCTGTTTTAAGCCCTGCAAGATGCGACCCGGTAGGGCGCCGATATAGGTTCGGCGATGTCCTCTGATTTCGGCCTCATCCCGCATACCGCCGAGAGATATACGTACAAATTTACGTTTCATTGCAAGCGCAATCGCCTGACCCAGGGACGTCTTGCCCACACCGGGTGGGCCGACAAAACAGAGAATCGGGCCTTTCATCTTGGGATTAAGTTTGCGAACGCTTAAGTATTCAAGAATGCGGTCTTTTACCTTGCCCAGTCCAAAGTGATCCTTGTCGAGTATCTTTTTGGCATTCTTTATATCGATCACATCCTTGGTCGATTTGCTCCAGGGCATATCAATTAGCCAGTCCAGATACGTTCGCACCACCGAAGCTTCTCCAGAGTCAGGATGCATCATTTCAAGGCGTTTCAACTGTTTAAAGGCCTCTTTTTCAGCTTCTTTAGACATCCTGGCTTTTTTAATATTCTTTCTGCAAGCTTCGATTTCCTGGGCTTTGTCATCGCTTTCGCCAAGTTCCCGGTGGATTGCTCTCATTTGTTCCCGCAGGAAATAGTCGCGCTGACTTTTTGATATTTCATCGCGGACATCAGACTGAATTTTGGCCTGCATCGATGAAAGTTCCACCTCCCGAGAGAGCATATCGTTAATTTTTTTAAGACGTTCCACCGGATCTGTGATTTCAAGCAAACTTTGGGCCTCGCTGATTTTTAATCTAAGATTTGAGGCTACAAGGTCGGCAAGCCTACCGGGTTCATCAATGCTTTCAAGTACCGTCCCAACGTCGCCGGTCAGTTCACCACGAAATGCCAGTATCTTTTCAGCATGCTCCCGAACATTTCTCATCAGTGCTTCAACTTCAAGACCGACTTCCTCTAAAGGTTCTTCATCAACAATTTCAATGCTCACCCGATAGAACAACCGCTTTGAAAGGTATTTGACGACCCTTGCTTTGGCAACACCCTGGACAAGCGCTTTGACACGGCCGTCAGGAAGCTTCAGGATTCGCAGAACCCGACTTACCGTACCGACCTGAAATATTTCATCCGGGGTCGGGTTTTCGATACTTGGATCCCGCTGGGTTGCCAGAAACAAAAATCCGTCCTTTGCCACAGCTTCTTCCACGGCACGAACCGATTTTTCGCGGCCTACGAAAAGGGGAAGAAGCATATCGTTAAAAATCACCACATCCCGAACCGCCATTAAAGGGAGTGTTTTGGGCAGCTTTCCATCGAATTCACTTTCTTCCAGTATACTTACAAGATCATCTTTGTCGGTTTCCGCCATAATTGCTCCTGTCTGACTTTAAAAGTTTGCCCGTGTGCCCGTTAGCCGGTTGTAATGAAGTGGAAATCCAGATTTATCGGGGTTTGCCCGTCGTCCAGCTAAGTTTTACGGGCAAATCCCGCATCAGCGGGAAAAAATCATTTTTTCGGCTTATTTGAATGATACCGAAACAACACTATAAGACAATATTCTTATTTTACAATATCAATCCTGAATCTTGCATGAAAATTGATGAAAGCCTCCGACTCGTACAAAATTCAGCTCAAAAAATGTTCAAGAGCTTTTTTTCCCCGAACCTCATAGGAAGCACGATTGCCAGGATGCTGAGGATAAAAGCCAGACCAAACGATCCGATGATCCAGATCCACTCGATAACTGCGAGAACCCTTTGGTTGATCTCAGCCATAAAAAGATGGTAAACCGGTCCGGCTTCCAGGACGATCACGACACCGATATACCCGGCACACACCATCATGAAAAGAAGACCGCCGAAACTCGTTACGGTTTGAGCCGGATTTTCAGATTTAAAATCAGGGTAGGCTGCGCCAAAGCCGATCCCCATGGAAACAATTCCCGGAACCATGAAAAATACGTTTACGGCGGAAAGTATCATCATAAAGGGCGTAACGCTGAGAAGAACATTGGTGGCAACGATCAGAATTTCAGTTAAAATCAGCAGCGGAAAAAAATAGATAAAGAACTTTATCCAAAGAAATTTCTTAATCGGTATCGGTGCTGATTTTACGATCCAGAACGCCTCTCTTTCGCTGCTCACGGCCGGAAAGGCAAACCGCGCCGATACAGCCGTAAGCACAAAGGTTGCAAGCCCCATATTCAGAAAGGAAAGAAGATTCTGAAGATATACGGTTCTTATGGGGGCTTTTTCAAGGGGAAGGGCATTAAAATTATAAATATATATCACCACCAGCGCTCCGATAAGAAACAACTGCGACCACTGGGTTTGATCCCGAAAAAAAGTCCGAATCTCTTTGGCGGCAAAAGCCCTGACCGGACGAGACAAAAAAAACAAAAAATCTTTCTCGGATATACCTTGTTTAAAAAGCCTTACCGATGCGGTTTGAGTCTTTGACAGTCCTTTAGCGTAGACGGCATCTGCCGTAATAATATTCAAAAAAACCACCGCCCCTGCAAAACTCCATGAAAGCGCCGTATGAAACAGACTCTCTGCGGTCTTGCCCGATATGACGGCCTTAAGGCTGTCAAAGGCCCATGTGCTCGGAAGGTAGGGAGGCGCCGGTGTCTTTAGGGCTTTCAAATAAATAAGGACGGTGGCAAAAACCTCCGGATCAACCAGACGTTCCGGCCGCAGGAAGCGAAAGGCAAAAAAAAGCACCAGGAAAAAAAACAGCCCTAAGAATACAAATATGCTTTTGATACGGCTTGCCGGGACGATAATTACAGCGATCATGACGAGCAACGCACTGATGCCGGAGGCAATGATGGAAAGGGACAAAAGCACGAGAACGATATTGCCATAAAAAACCACTCCGGCCCGATAAACAATCCCGTATGAAATAAAGACCGGAAGCGTATACACGATAAGCATCCAGGAACTGTCGATGGTGCTCTCGATCCACCTTGCCGTGAATATCTTGTAGCTTGAAACCGGCATGGAATGTACCAGGGATAGATCTCTGCTAAGATACAGTTTCGAAAGGGATGTCAGGATGCTGCTGAAAATCAGGACCGAAAGAAACGTCAGCAGCACCATGGACAGAAGTTTGTAAGCCAAGATGTCACCAAGCTCTTCAATCCCCTTGAAATAACCCAGGACACGCAATGAAACCGCAAAGATTCCGCCCCAGAAAACAGCCCCGATCGTTCCGAACAATGACAACTTGAGCAGAGTATCCTTGCGGCCATCTGAAAAGCGCTTCATCTTGAAGGAGCAGATTCTGGGTTTTAACAGTGTAATGACAGCTTTCATTTTTCGGTTAACCGAATAAATACCTGTTCAAGATCTTCCTCGCCGGCATTGGAGGCTCGCTTCAGATCCTCGGGCGTTCCGGTGGCAATCAGGGAACCCTTGTGAATAACACCGATGCGGTCGCAAACCTCTTCAGCCACTTTCAGGGTATGGGTCGACATGAAAATGGTTACACCCTTTGCGGCCAGTTGTTTAAATAGATCCTTCACCATTTTGATCGCCACCGGATCGAGCCCCACCATCGGTTCATCGACAATAATAACTTCCGGTTCATGCAAGAGAGCCGCCGCCATAACGAGTCGTTGTTTCATGCCGTGGGAATACGATTCTATGAGTTCATCGGACCAATCGGAAAGGGAAAAATACTCCAGCTTTTCTTTAGATTTGCTAAAAAAAAATTGCTCATTGACGCCGTACAGATCCGAGGTAAATTTAAGAAACTCCATGGCGGTGAGCTTCTCATAAAGATACGGTCTGTCGGGAATAAATCCGATTTTTCTTTTGGCATCTTCCGGGTGCTTATCCATAGGGATACCGCAGATCGTTACAATACCTGAAGTCGGGATTGTGACCCCACCCATCATATTGATCGTGGTGGTTTTGCCTGCGCCGTTGGGGCCGATAAATCCAAAGATTTCGCCCTTGGGGACAAATAAATTCAGATTGTTTACAGCCACTAAGTCAGCATATTTTTTGGTCAGGCCGGTAAGTTCGATCATTTCGTCTGCTTTACAATCTTTAATTTTATCTTGCCGATAATATTCATTAAATCAAGCTGTTGCTTCTGATGTCCACTTGAAAACCGTATATGAGTTACATCTGCCGGTATCTGGCCAAAGAGAGCGTCTGCTGTTACCCACCTTCCCAAATACAACAGGTTCCAGGCGTGGTAGTAAAACCGCCCGTTTAAATAAACCAGTCCGGCCTCTATCTTTGCAGGTATTCCGGCCGCCCTTGCAAGCGCAGCCAGCAGTACGGCATGCTCGTTGCAGTCACCCATACGATTCTCAAGGGTGGAAAGGGCATCCGGTAGGGAGAGCACCGGCCGTTTTTCGATATTTCGATGGATCCAGTCAACCAGCTTGGCGACCTTTTCCAGCGGATCCTGGTCCCTTGATGCGATTTGCCTTGCCAGTTTTCGTATTTTGGGGTGATCAGACTGCACAAACGGAGTCGGCTCTAAATACTCTTTTTCAGCTCCAAGCCGTGTATTCATATCCGGAAACGTCGGAAGGCCGGCTAAGGACTCCTTTTTTATCGTCAGAACATTATTGTAAAAGGATTGCCTGCCGCCGTGCAGATACACATTTTCGTATGTTATACCTTCAATTTGAACCTCGAGCCCGGTTAGTTTGGCTGCATCGCCGATTAACATATTTGACGGGACAGAAGCAACCGTTGTAAGATCCTGACTCGCTTCGACGGGAAGTCCAAAAAGCGCATCTTGACGTGTTGTTTTTTCCAGGCTGATTCCTAAAAACCCCTTTTCTTTAAGCACCTCGCCGTTTTCTCCGACCCATGCCAACTGGGTTAGGCCTTTAAACGTCAGTGACAATTTTTTTGCCGTTTTATTAAGCCCCATGCTGGAAATCTCCTCCTGGCCGACGACCTTGACAACGACCGTCTCTGATCCCAAAGTTACAGGATCAAAAACTTGAAAGGCAAACTCCTGATCGGGTTCTAAACGCAAAGCCGCCGCCGCCTTTAGTATACCGGGAACAATATATATTCTCTCCTTGATCCTGATATCGATTTTCCGTTTGGATCCGAAACTCTGGGTTTGGATGGAAAGCACATCCCCCGAAATAGACCCTTTGGCTTGAAAACGGAAACGGCTTGAACTGATCTCAAAATCAAACGACGATAGCGTAAAATCCGGATTTAATTTTCCCCCGGTGTCCAGATGGATGTCCTGGATCAGGCCCATGGTATTAATGCGCATATAGACATTTTCTTTAAGATTGTAACCGGCTGCGGTTTTGGAAAAATGTGTATGTGAAGACCCGATTTTGCGGCCGTTCTGGAAAATATTCATCCACGAATCCTTTTCGGGCCGCAAATCAACGGATGCTAACGATACGATTTTTTGACCGCTATTCAAATTGTTGAATAGACCCAGGCGTACGCAAAAAAGGACTGCGAAAAGAAGCCCAAATAAAGCGGCCCAGATCCAGAAAGGCTTCATTGTGTTCCAAGACATGGCAAAATGAATATAGGAAAATGATGATTTTGTGTCAATCGAGAAATCGTAACTTGATTTGCTAAACATGCCGAATTATTATTTGATTGATAAAAGACAACGCCTATGGTATGAAGATATTAACAAAAATCAGTGATCTTGCGATGTTGAGAACCTTCTGCCGAAGGTTTTTTGTGGCTGCTATTGTGAGCGCAGCGAACAAATCTGATGATGCGAGGTATTTATTTTGGCATTAATAAAGGGGATATAATGTCAAAATTCAATTTTATACTGTGCCGGGACAGGTAAAATACAAAGCGACGAGAAGATTGGTATTGCGAGGTGTGGACGGTATCGTCTTTGTAGCCGACTCTATGGCTTTGAGACGAAACATGAATATGGTTTCTCTCAAGGATCTCCAAGAAAACCTGGCCACCTTTGATAAAGACATATTCAATATTCCAATTGTATTGCAGTATAATAAAATAGATCTGGCAAAAGAGGGCATCCGGCTTTTGCCGCATGATTTGCTCGGGTGTCAGGGGCGTAGGTGATCATTACTGAACACTGAAACCTGAAACCTGGAACTCAAAACAACCCCATGAGACTTGCGGTTATTTCCGATATTCACGGTAACCTGGAAGCGTTCCGGGAAGTCTTGCTTGATATTGAAGGGTGCCGGATAGACACCGTGGTTTGCCTGGGTGATACGATCGGTTACGGTCCGGAACCCGAACAGGCACTCGCCCTGATCCGGCAGCGAAATATTCCTTCCGTCATGGGCAATCATGAACTTGCTGTGAAAGATCCGAAACAGCTAACCTGGTTTAACCCGCGCGCCCGTAAATCTTTAAAAATGACGGCCAAACTGCTGTCGGCAGACAGTATCGATTATATCATGAGACTGAAACCGTTTTTAAATGACCACCGCTGCCGTTTTGTACACGGCTTCCCACCGGACTCGGCCACCAGGTATTTGTTTCAGGCTTCAAAAGAGGAACTGATAGATGTTTTCAATCAAATGAAGGAACAACGGTGCTTTATCGGCCATACTCATACCCTGGAGATCGTCGAATTCGACGGGGCTCATCTGGCAGCAGGCAGGGTCTGATTATCCGCTTACCTGGCAGGAGGCTCATACCTATATCAAAAAGTTGAACACAAGACGCTTTGGCGGATATGCCCGCTGAGGAATAATCCCTATAAACTATTCGGGATAGATGCCTGTTTCTATTGGTTGACTTCCAAAACACTTTCACATACAGTTTTGTGGCAGTCACAATGGGGCCCGCCGAATATTGCGGCTCTAATGGAATCGACACCATTACGCTTTCGACCTGATCTTTTGCCAAGTCCGCCGATGTCCCGACGCAGGCGGGACTGCCTAAAATCGCGAAGCGATTTTATATCTTGAGGAACAACCATGGTTAAACCGCTAGAGTTTTTCATCGTTGATGACGACCGGATTCATATCAAACTGCTTAGCAAGCTGCTTGAAAAAGCATCCCACCGGGTATCCCACAACACCTCCAGCGCAAAGGCCCTGGCAGAAATCGTCCGGCAAGTACCCGACTGTGTTGTTCTGGACATGATGATGCCCGAAATGGACGGCCTTGAACTGATCAAAAGGCTGCGTGCCGAACCGGGTCTGGATGCGAC is a window from the Candidatus Desulfatibia profunda genome containing:
- the lon gene encoding endopeptidase La; the encoded protein is MAETDKDDLVSILEESEFDGKLPKTLPLMAVRDVVIFNDMLLPLFVGREKSVRAVEEAVAKDGFLFLATQRDPSIENPTPDEIFQVGTVSRVLRILKLPDGRVKALVQGVAKARVVKYLSKRLFYRVSIEIVDEEPLEEVGLEVEALMRNVREHAEKILAFRGELTGDVGTVLESIDEPGRLADLVASNLRLKISEAQSLLEITDPVERLKKINDMLSREVELSSMQAKIQSDVRDEISKSQRDYFLREQMRAIHRELGESDDKAQEIEACRKNIKKARMSKEAEKEAFKQLKRLEMMHPDSGEASVVRTYLDWLIDMPWSKSTKDVIDIKNAKKILDKDHFGLGKVKDRILEYLSVRKLNPKMKGPILCFVGPPGVGKTSLGQAIALAMKRKFVRISLGGMRDEAEIRGHRRTYIGALPGRILQGLKQSGANNPVFMMDEIDKLGADFRGDPSAALLEALDPEQNYAFSDHYLSLPFDLSKVMFILTANVTDTIPSALLDRMEVIMLSGYTQEEKKTIARRHLIPRQIKENGLKPKNMLISTAALQQIITEYTSEAGLRNLERELGTLCRKVARELAEGKKGPFRITTNSLQKYLGAAKYFPEMDQENSQIGLAAGLAWTQAGGEVLYVETMIIGGKGELIVTGQLGDVMQESARAALSYARANLNLFGLEENVFENMDVHIHVPAGAIPKDGPSAGIAMATALISALTKKPVKNDVAMTGEITLRGRVLPVGGLKEKALGAMRAGIRTIVFPQKNQRDLIDIPKYVRRKINFVPVDSMDKVLSIAL
- a CDS encoding ABC transporter ATP-binding protein, which encodes MIELTGLTKKYADLVAVNNLNLFVPKGEIFGFIGPNGAGKTTTINMMGGVTIPTSGIVTICGIPMDKHPEDAKRKIGFIPDRPYLYEKLTAMEFLKFTSDLYGVNEQFFFSKSKEKLEYFSLSDWSDELIESYSHGMKQRLVMAAALLHEPEVIIVDEPMVGLDPVAIKMVKDLFKQLAAKGVTIFMSTHTLKVAEEVCDRIGVIHKGSLIATGTPEDLKRASNAGEEDLEQVFIRLTEK
- a CDS encoding transglutaminase domain-containing protein — translated: MNIFQNGRKIGSSHTHFSKTAAGYNLKENVYMRINTMGLIQDIHLDTGGKLNPDFTLSSFDFEISSSRFRFQAKGSISGDVLSIQTQSFGSKRKIDIRIKERIYIVPGILKAAAALRLEPDQEFAFQVFDPVTLGSETVVVKVVGQEEISSMGLNKTAKKLSLTFKGLTQLAWVGENGEVLKEKGFLGISLEKTTRQDALFGLPVEASQDLTTVASVPSNMLIGDAAKLTGLEVQIEGITYENVYLHGGRQSFYNNVLTIKKESLAGLPTFPDMNTRLGAEKEYLEPTPFVQSDHPKIRKLARQIASRDQDPLEKVAKLVDWIHRNIEKRPVLSLPDALSTLENRMGDCNEHAVLLAALARAAGIPAKIEAGLVYLNGRFYYHAWNLLYLGRWVTADALFGQIPADVTHIRFSSGHQKQQLDLMNIIGKIKLKIVKQTK
- a CDS encoding metallophosphatase family protein gives rise to the protein MRLAVISDIHGNLEAFREVLLDIEGCRIDTVVCLGDTIGYGPEPEQALALIRQRNIPSVMGNHELAVKDPKQLTWFNPRARKSLKMTAKLLSADSIDYIMRLKPFLNDHRCRFVHGFPPDSATRYLFQASKEELIDVFNQMKEQRCFIGHTHTLEIVEFDGAHLAAGRV